The following proteins come from a genomic window of Pseudochaenichthys georgianus chromosome 17, fPseGeo1.2, whole genome shotgun sequence:
- the LOC117462752 gene encoding C-C chemokine receptor type 8-like, with protein sequence MSYDDDYLAFKEMYEANSSTDPSYVLSESVKLCSKQAVNQFGARLIPVFYYTIFLLSYLGNGLVLFIIYKFQKLNTVTNIFLLNLVLSNLLFASSLPFWATYHLSEWIFGVALCKMVSSAYFIGFYSSILFLTLMTFDRYLAVVHAVAAAKSRKKAYAITASVAVWCISIVASVKELVLQNVGKSLFNGLTCDESGYSESTMERWRLVTYYQQVLLFFLLPLTVVMYCYISITIRILSTRLKEKCRAIKIIFVIIFTFFACWTPYNIVILLRALRVTSKEEDLCSDSDSLEYALYVTRNIAYLYCCISPVFYTFVGKKFQSHFRRLMAKKIPCLKTLMSTSSQGTRSTSQRTHSAYEY encoded by the coding sequence ATGAGCTATGATGACGACTATTTGGCGTTTAAGGAAATGTATGAAGCCAATAGCTCAACGGATCCCAGCTATGTGCTTAGTGAAAGTGTGAAGCTCTGTTCAAAGCAGGCTGTCAACCAGTTCGGTGCAAGACTCATCCCAGTGTTCTACTACACCATCTTCCTCCTGAGTTACCTTGGCAATGGGCTTGTTCTCTTTATCATCTACAAGTTTCAGAAGCTCAACACAGTGACAAACATCTTCCTTCTGAATTTGGTCCTCTCCAACCTTCTATTTGCCTCCAGTCTCCCCTTCTGGGCGACATACCATCTGTCTGAGTGGATCTTTGGTGTGGCTCTGTGTAAGATGGTAAGCAGTGCGTACTTCATCGGCTTTTACAGCTCAATCCTATTCCTCACACTCATGACATTTGACCGATACCTTGCAGTGGTGCATGCAGTGGCAGCCGCCAAGAGCAGGAAGAAGGCATATGCCATTACTGCGTCAGTGGCCGTTTGGTGCATCAGTATTGTAGCTAGTGTGAAAGAGCTGGTTTTACAAAATGTGGGAAAGAGTCTATTCAACGGGCTGACATGTGATGAGTCGGGATACTCCGAGAGCACCATGGAGCGCTGGCGGCTGGTCACTTACTATCAACAAGTcctgctcttcttcctcctccctctCACCGTGGTGATGTACTGCTACATTAGCATCACCATCCGCATTTTGTCTACCCGCTTGAAGGAGAAATGTCGCGCCATCAAGATCATATTTGTCATTATCTTCACCTTCTTCGCCTGCTGGACACCCTACAACATCGTCATCCTCCTTCGAGCTCTTCGGGTCACCAGCAAGGAGGAAGACTTATGTTCCGACTCGGACAGCTTGGAGTATGCACTGTATGTGACCCGGAACATAGCCTATCTGTATTGTTGCATTAGTCCTGTGTTTTACACATTTGTGGGAAAGAAGTTCCAGAGCCACTTCAGAAGGCTGATGGCTAAGAAGATTCCCTGTCTGAAGACACTCATGAGCACCAGCAGCCAGGGCACCAGGAGCACCTCTCAGAGGACACACTCTGCCTACGAGtactag